In the genome of Pseudomonas sp. Teo4, the window GTCGAGAAAGTCGCACATGGTGCGTTTTTTCGGGCGATCTGGCCCCACCGGGCGATTACCCCGGTCGACAACTGGTACGAATGGGTCGATGAGGGCGGGCCCAAGAAGCAGCCCTACCTGATCAGGCGCCGCGACGGCCGCCCTGCCCTCTGTGCCTCGATCGGCCAATTCGCCGGCCAGGCCAATGACGGCTTCGTGATCATCACCGCCGATGCCCAGGGCGGCATGGTCGATGTGCATGACCGGCGCCCGATCGTACTGTCACCTGAGCTTGCCAGGGCCTGGCTGGCCTCCACGACGGCGCCGGCTCAGGCTGAGCAGATGGCGCTGAACCTGGGCGAACCGGCCGACGCCTTCGAGTGGTACCGGGTAAGTACTGCCGTGGGTAATGTGCGTAACCAGGGGCCGGCGTTGATCCAGCCAGCCTGATCAGTCCAGGCAGTCCCGCGCCGCCTGGCGCAGCTTGTCACCTGCAAAGAAACCACCCTTGTAGAAGGTGGCCAGGCTACCGTCATGATGTTTGACGACTTCCAGCACCTCATCGGACGCCAAGGCGCTGGGCACGGTCAGTCGATAACCGTTGTTGATCGATTTCTGCACCGTCAGCGGGGCGATGGCTTGCCACTTCGGCAGTACGCAGGCGGCGTAGTCCTCAGGTGATTTCTTGGTGGTTTTGCTGCCGGTGGGGGCTGATGGCGATGCGCAGGCAGCCAAGGTGGCGGCCAGCGCAAAGGGAAATAGCAAGCGGAAGGTATGCATGAACGAGGCGACCGAAATGAAGTGCTGGCATTTTACTGAGCCGTCGCAGAGAACTCCAACCCACCAAAGTCGGCAGAGACCCTCATTCTGGATATCGGCGCAAGTATGAGTGGGCTGTGCGTGCCACTGAAGGCTGAGACGGTCTGCGACGTTTTACCAATTGGCCCTCACCTGCAACTGTCTACAATGGGCCTCGCTGACGGATCAGCACCCATCGGAAAGCCCGCCTCGGCGGGCTTTCCCCTGCCCCGGCTGTTTGCAGACGCACGATGTTTGCACCCCTTGCAGAACTCAACTTTAATTTTTGATGGCTGCGAAGTTTTCATCGACTCACCCTCGGGAGTGCGACTATGAAAACATTGACTCTTGCGCTGGCAATGGTGCTTGCCGCGGCAGTGGGTTGCTCCAGCAACTCGTCCCTGTATCAGGACCAACCATTGGTCTCGAAAGTTGCCGAAGGCATGAACAAGACGCAAGTCGTACAGATCGGCGGGCAACCGCAATCAGTAAGCGAGCGTACGGTGGTGCCGGGCACGTGTTTCGACTACACGCTGGTCAAGTCAGGACAACAGCAGGCCTACAGCGTCAGCTTCGATGAAGCGGGCAAAGTCGATAAAAAGAGTTTCATGACCTGTGCGCAGTGGAGCCATGCCCAGCAGAAATCCCGCGAGCCGCTGAACAACATGGGCGGTATGGGTGGTGCTGGTTATTAGCGTCATGGCGCTGCACAGGTTCATTGCTGGCGCCATCACCTACTCCACTGGTCGGCCAAGTACTGCGTTTGGATAAAACAGGCGCTTACTGGTGGTCATGCTTTCTGGCCCGACGCAGCAGACGTCAATCGAGGTGAGCCGCCATGAGACGCATCCACAAGATCATCCAATTGCGCCGCCGTCAGTTGCACTTCTATCTGCCGCCCAGCGGGCTGGACCCAGAACTCCCTGCCCCAGCCCCAAACCCGGTGGTCACCCTGCAGGTGGCCCGAGTTCGGGGAGTGGCCTTACCCACGACTGGGGAGACTGGGGATCAGGCGTTGGCTTGCAGAAACACGAATATCGCCACGACATCCACGGTCAGCACGGCAGTTACGATGAAGCTCAAGAAGTAGAGGTCATTCTGGAACATGGCTGCATACCCCGCTTTGTCAGTGTTACTGGGTAGCAGCAAAACGCGTTCCAACCCTGGCAGCAAAGCCGGGGTGCAGGGCTAAATGCCAAGAGGGCTACACACAAACAAAAAACCCGGCCTAATTGGCCGGGTTCACTTTTTACGAATCCATCAATTGTCGTGGCAACCGTTACCCATGACGCTGTATTCCATGATGTGTTTTTGCCCCTGGTGGTCGAGGTAGACCATCTGGATAGGCACCACGCCACACACATTGGGTACTTGGTCCTGGTGAACAACTTTGGCGATATCCGGGTGCGAGCCATAGGTGTATTGCTCTACCGCAGGTTCATCCGCAAAAGCCATTTGAGCACTCACCATTACACAAGAAGCAGCAATCAATGCTTTGAACAGTTTCATTTTCCATATCCCAACGATGCAAACGATTAACGTCTTCAGTCGGAAAAAAAGGCCGAAGGCTTTAGAAAGCACCAGAGGGAGGTTTGCATGGACCCAGGGAAGTTGGTGCTTAGTGGCTTCGTCTGAAGCTGTGCCTAGTTTAAGGCGGTGGTGTTTTTGATAAACACCAAAGACAGGAAAGCATTTTTAGTGAATTTGCAACAATCGGGAATCGTGTGTACACAAGGCCCGCGTCGGGGCGTATTGCTGAGCCGATAATCCTGGCCTACTCCTTGACCTGACAAACCCCATTTGCTCGGTTCTTGCCGGTGTACGAAACATCAAGTCAGCGGCTTGTAGCAGTGACCTTCATCATAGGGCAAGCTTCGCAAGGCCCGTTGACCAGAAAAGGATTTCGCACATGCCATTTACACCAAACGAACGCGCTGCACTACTGGAACTCAAGGGGGTAGGCCCTACCGTGATTGCCAGGTTTGAGCAGATGGGGATCGAGTCTCTGTCCGAGCTCGGCAAGTCGAACGTTGCTGACATTCTCTCCCGAGCCAGCGCCGCAACAGGGTCGACATGCTGGAAGAACAGCCCTCAAGCCAGGGCAGCCATCACAGCCGCCGTTGATCTTGCGAAACACACTGTAGACGCAGAGCAGTAGCCCGATGGTTCATGGCGGCGAGGCATGACACGCGCCGTCATTGAATCGTCTCGATGAGTCATATTGATGCTTCCACCAACCGGACTGATACTTAGGTTTCTGCCTGGGGAGGCACTCAACATGCAACCAAGATTCGTGATCGTTCCGGCGGTGCCCGTCGAAGGTGAATCCTTCCGCATCGGCAACCGGTTCTACGCCGCCGCCGTTTCGGTTGGTTTTGACATATACGACAACCAAGAGAAAGAAAGGCTCAAGCGCGGGTTCATCAACAGATCGGACGCAGCGGCTGCGTGTGACAACATGAATGCCGACACACGAAACCCATCGCAGCTGTTTCCCTTGTTGCGTACGGACTGAGGCGACACAAAACAGCGCATCTTTGCTTTGGGGCGCCGAGAAGGTAAGGCGAAAGCCTATCTGCTCCAACCCTCTCGCTTCTCTCTTGAGGTGGCAAGTGTTTGGGCTGCTCTGCAGCCCATCAAGCAAATGGCCACCGCGGCTGACGCTTGCGAGTAGACCGACAGCTCGACAAGCATCAACCGCGTTCTCCAGCCCAAACCTTACAGCTTGCCCTTGAAGAATGGCGCCAGCACCGACACCGCCTCGTCCACGTATTTCGGCACGTCATACAGCGACATGTGGTTGGCGCCTTCGACGACATGCAACTGCTTGTCCTGGCTCGCGGCGCGGGCCAACAGGTCATCGCTCATCCACTTGCTGCCCGCCACGCTGCCGGCCACGGCGAGAATGGGTTGGGTCAGGAAGGCTTCGGCCTTGTTGTAGGCGTCGTAAGTGATGATCTGGGTCAGGCTGCGAGCGGTCATGAAACCGGGGGCATTGGGGTGTTCGCAACGAGGCGTGTGGTAATACTCCCAGGCCTCGCGCAGTTCGGCGTTGGGGGCATCCTCCTCACGCATCGGCGCCAACGGCAGCGTAGCCAGTTCGGTTTTGCTGGCATCGGCGGTGCGAGCGTTCGAACCGAACTCGATGTAACCCACTGCATCGGCATCGGCGACGGTATTTTCCCAGCCGTTGCGGAACATCTGGCCGATGTTCACCGCACTGACCGTCGCCAGGGCCTTGATGCGACGGTCGTTGATCGCCGCGTTGGCGCTGTAGCCGCCACCGGCACAGATGCCCATGGCGCCGATACGCTGCGGGTCGACATAGGCCAACGTCGTCAGGTAGTCGATCACGGCGCTGATGTCTTCGGTTCGAACGTAGGGGTTCTCCAACTGGCGCGGCAGGCCAGTGCTTTCGCCTTGGTACGAGGCATCGAAGGCAATCGTCAGCAAGCCTTGCTCAGCCAGCTTGCGTGCGTAAAGGCCTGCGGTCTGCTCCTTCACGCCACCACCTGGGTGGGCAATGACAACCGCAGGGTACTGCTTGCCTTCGTCGAAACCGACAGGCTCGTGGATGATCGCTGCCAGGGTGATGCCTTGGCCATTGAGGTTGTTGATGCTGACGTTACGCATGAGGCTACTCCTGCTGAGGAAAAGGACACCAGGTCACTCGATGCCTGTATGGTAGCCAAGCCATTAGCGTGTAAAAATCACCTAAAACTTACATGAGTCGTCAGGAATACTTAACAATATGACAACTCCACCCTCCCTGCTTCCGGCACTGGCCTGGTTCGTTCACATTGCACGTCACCGCAGCTTCACCAAGGCTGCGCTGGAGATGGACATGTCGCGCGCGGCGCTGTCCCAGCACCTCAAGGCGCTGGAGCAGCAGTTGAACGTCAGGCTGCTGCACCGTACGACACGGGACATGTCGCTTACTGAAGAAGGGCAACGCCTGTTCGATGCCATCGTTCCCGCGTTACGCAGCATCGACGTGGCGGTCGCGGAACTGGGTGAAGCACAGTCCGAACCCAGCGGTCTGATCCGCGTGAACACCTCACGCATCGCTGCAAGAACCTTGTTGGAACCCTACCTGGGCGAACTCATGGCGCGCTGGCCGGGTTTGCGCCTGGAACTGATGCTCAACGACGGCTTTGCCAACATTATCGCCGAAGGCTCGGATGTTGGAATCCGCCTGGGGGAAAGCCTGGACGAGAACATGGTCGCCGTCCCCATCAGCCCCCGTGTCGAAATGGCCGTCGTCGGCTCGCCCGCCTACTTCGAGCGTCACGGTATCCCGCAGACACCCGCCGACCTCGTGCATCACAACTGCCTGGCCTATCGCTTCACGTCCAGCGGCATACTCGACCGCTGGACCTTCACTTCGCCGGACGCCGACGGCCACACCCAGGCACTGGAACCGCGAGGTAGCGCGGTGTTCAACGACGATGAAAGCATGCTCAAGGCGGCGCTGCAGGGCATCGGCCTGATCAAGCACCTGGACTTGTGCGTGCGCGAGCAGTTGCAAAGCGGTGAGCTCGTCCGCGTGCTCCAGCCTTGGTGCCAGCCGTTCGCAGGGTTCTATCTCTATGTGCCGACACGCGCACAAATGCCCGGCAAAGTGCGGGCACTGATTGATTTTCTGCTGGAGAAACGCGCCCTTCTGGAGTCTGCCTGACACTGCGCGGTCAACGTCGGCCACCGAGCAGGCCACACAGCAGCATCGCCAGTGCGAAAACCAGCACCATCGGTGTCACGCCATAGTGTGAGGCGAATACCCCAAACAGCAATGGCAAGATCGTCTGCACCAGGTTGTTGAGCGACATGGACAAACCCACGCTCTCGTTCACCTGCCCGCTCGGCGCGGCGTCGTAGATCATGGCCAAGGCAACCGGTACGCCGACCCCCAGAGGCAGTGCCAGCAACCAGCTCAACGCGGCCAACAGGAGAGGGTCGCGCACCCAGGGCATCACCCCATAGACCAACGCGCCTGCCACCACTGCGCCTTTGAGCGTGGACTTGATCTCGAAGCGCCGGGTCAGCAAGGGCGTGCACAGCCTGGATACAAAAGTGCCAACCGCGAAAGCCCCCAGGATCCACCCGGCTTCGAGCGCCCCAAGGCCCACCTGGCTGATATGCAGCGACAACACGAACGGATAGATCGACTGGGCTGCCACGAACACACTGCTGATCAGGATCCAGCCTCGCAGGTCGGCCTGTGCCAACAGCATCCGGGCCGGTCGCGAAGCTTTGCTCGCAGTGCCTTGGCGGCGCTTGTGCTGGAACAGGTGCCCGCCCAGTGCCAGTACCGCCAGCGAGATCAACGAAAAGACGCCCAACGTCAGCATGGCCGCTGTGCTGCCCCAATACTGGTAGGTTGCCCCCACTATCAATGGCCCGGAGAACTGGAAAAGCGAATACCCCAGAACCAGGTACCCCAGGTCTCGGGCTCGCTGAGTCACATCCTCGACGGCTCCGATTGCCTGAGTGGCGGCCATGTGCGCAAACACGCCGCCCGCTCCGACCAGGCCGGCTACCACCAGCAATGCGAACGCACGCGGAATCAGCATGAACACCAGGGCGGCGACGACTGCCAGGCTGGCGGCAAAGGCCATCGGCCACAAAGTGCCGACGCGGTCGAGCCAGCGACCGAATCCAAGGCTGAAAAGCATCGGCACCGCCGTGAACATGGCCGCCGTCGCCCCCACGAACAGCGCACTGGCCCCCATCGACAGCGCCAGCAAAGGGACCACCAGCCGTGCGGCGAACATCGAGGCCAGGTTCAGGCCTGCGACCGTGCAGGTTCCGACGAAACCCAGTGTGGAGGTTGTTGCAGTGGGTAGACGCATCATCCATTCCTCATCCCAACTCAGATACTTCACTGCCCAGGTTCCGATTTCCGGAACACCGGGTTGAAACCTCACCCGGCCTCGCCACGGCCGCTTCTAATATCGGCGCACACAAAATCACGGCAGGGAGACTCC includes:
- a CDS encoding SOS response-associated peptidase, with the translated sequence MCGRLSQYRGIHDFVDTLAMPGAWRNNIDGPGEPRYNVAPSTPVVVLRVDEAGLRADRVKWGWRPHWAEDRAPPINARVEKVAHGAFFRAIWPHRAITPVDNWYEWVDEGGPKKQPYLIRRRDGRPALCASIGQFAGQANDGFVIITADAQGGMVDVHDRRPIVLSPELARAWLASTTAPAQAEQMALNLGEPADAFEWYRVSTAVGNVRNQGPALIQPA
- a CDS encoding DUF2790 domain-containing protein, with the translated sequence MVSAQMAFADEPAVEQYTYGSHPDIAKVVHQDQVPNVCGVVPIQMVYLDHQGQKHIMEYSVMGNGCHDN
- a CDS encoding MFS transporter, with protein sequence MKYLSWDEEWMMRLPTATTSTLGFVGTCTVAGLNLASMFAARLVVPLLALSMGASALFVGATAAMFTAVPMLFSLGFGRWLDRVGTLWPMAFAASLAVVAALVFMLIPRAFALLVVAGLVGAGGVFAHMAATQAIGAVEDVTQRARDLGYLVLGYSLFQFSGPLIVGATYQYWGSTAAMLTLGVFSLISLAVLALGGHLFQHKRRQGTASKASRPARMLLAQADLRGWILISSVFVAAQSIYPFVLSLHISQVGLGALEAGWILGAFAVGTFVSRLCTPLLTRRFEIKSTLKGAVVAGALVYGVMPWVRDPLLLAALSWLLALPLGVGVPVALAMIYDAAPSGQVNESVGLSMSLNNLVQTILPLLFGVFASHYGVTPMVLVFALAMLLCGLLGGRR
- a CDS encoding Arm DNA-binding domain-containing protein, whose translation is MQPRFVIVPAVPVEGESFRIGNRFYAAAVSVGFDIYDNQEKERLKRGFINRSDAAAACDNMNADTRNPSQLFPLLRTD
- the osmE gene encoding osmotically-inducible lipoprotein OsmE, whose translation is MKTLTLALAMVLAAAVGCSSNSSLYQDQPLVSKVAEGMNKTQVVQIGGQPQSVSERTVVPGTCFDYTLVKSGQQQAYSVSFDEAGKVDKKSFMTCAQWSHAQQKSREPLNNMGGMGGAGY
- a CDS encoding LysR family transcriptional regulator, whose protein sequence is MTTPPSLLPALAWFVHIARHRSFTKAALEMDMSRAALSQHLKALEQQLNVRLLHRTTRDMSLTEEGQRLFDAIVPALRSIDVAVAELGEAQSEPSGLIRVNTSRIAARTLLEPYLGELMARWPGLRLELMLNDGFANIIAEGSDVGIRLGESLDENMVAVPISPRVEMAVVGSPAYFERHGIPQTPADLVHHNCLAYRFTSSGILDRWTFTSPDADGHTQALEPRGSAVFNDDESMLKAALQGIGLIKHLDLCVREQLQSGELVRVLQPWCQPFAGFYLYVPTRAQMPGKVRALIDFLLEKRALLESA
- a CDS encoding alpha/beta hydrolase gives rise to the protein MRNVSINNLNGQGITLAAIIHEPVGFDEGKQYPAVVIAHPGGGVKEQTAGLYARKLAEQGLLTIAFDASYQGESTGLPRQLENPYVRTEDISAVIDYLTTLAYVDPQRIGAMGICAGGGYSANAAINDRRIKALATVSAVNIGQMFRNGWENTVADADAVGYIEFGSNARTADASKTELATLPLAPMREEDAPNAELREAWEYYHTPRCEHPNAPGFMTARSLTQIITYDAYNKAEAFLTQPILAVAGSVAGSKWMSDDLLARAASQDKQLHVVEGANHMSLYDVPKYVDEAVSVLAPFFKGKL
- a CDS encoding helix-hairpin-helix domain-containing protein; translation: MPFTPNERAALLELKGVGPTVIARFEQMGIESLSELGKSNVADILSRASAATGSTCWKNSPQARAAITAAVDLAKHTVDAEQ